One genomic window of Plasmodium coatneyi strain Hackeri chromosome 12, complete sequence includes the following:
- a CDS encoding Ribonuclease Z has translation MEVYIQMVGCHKLAVPPSLRLFVNGEFTLFNCGENVQRFLNEHKLHVVKTRNIFFTKINPETIGGLVGLLLTIDNIANSDISIYGPKPIEQIVNNFKSSFAKLKNIKLQVHEICENLPVVLKGNVVITPIMLQEKGESDMPNQCVEGVNNIEEKIAPESSDMHRQGTNHSREGGAVKHGPSGEGRSDNFKKRKLQGECTPNGDNHKGDHENGEVDGKHTPNGQSHQEDHPSEGIPEGKQPDRELLHEEGLPGTTKDKRNDKETKPEKGPVKKKFSTICYAIECPQTIGKFHVEKAKSLNIPPGKYYGILKSGKAITLNGKVIKPEDVCDKNIDGRKALVIDVEDAADVKYLLDKLASRGDYYLKNLEYIFHLSGEEITNMDNYKNFFLSLKNVKNVKCNQSSSSLKVCPFVSTASLNNFLSKLLPTIFLKYKADTPLYDHCHASSDNGDGREGGNLASTAKEGGPAFQIGNSSQEGSASHGPTAGDLKEVGKEVKEEIKEAVKEVVEKDEANHTKCEQSDSYLVYNPLSKFVLHPFHKVSISTEEMLCELYPTIFNSAKISNVLRNNEELLKTFDHFNNRATESYLKFPSFYFLGTGCSMPSTFRNVSGIILNIEENFRIVLDFGEGSLYQLYWMSQSWLHFSKTIKSIKVVFISHAHADHHMGLYYLLHMRRLLFPHLDDPLILIPSTLKSWMNLFGELFFDKPVNVLYNKENLEVKEKVGDDDSFVFLRPFKVRMFYKSFPFIMKYWVNHVKESYGIKIERKNIGSVVYSADTRPCDNVKMFSKNCDILIHEATFDDELLDEAIHKKHSTTHEAMQISLEVQCKTLILTHFSQRYPKAPKLNKSSSSEINEIMNKTIYSFDYMCIPLNLINELPHYFSILLNLLEKIF, from the exons atggaggtGTACATCCAAATGGTAGGGTGTCACAAACTGGCAGTGCCGCCGAGCCTGCGCCTATTTGTGAACGGAGAATTCACACTGTTTAACTGTGGagaaaatgtgcaaagaTTTTTGAACGAGCATAAGTTACATGTCGTTAAAACtaggaatatattttttacgaaaATTAATCCAGAAACAATTGGAGGGTTAGTTGGTCTCCTCCTAACCATAGATAACATAGCAAATAGTGATATATCCATTTATGGACCGAAGCCGATAGAACAAATAGTTAACAATTTCAAGTCTTCCTTTGCGAaactgaaaaatataaaattacaAGTACACGAAATTTGTGAAAATCTTCCTGTAGTTTTAAAGGGAAACGTTGTTATAACGCCAATAATGCtacaagaaaaaggagaaagtgaCATGCCGAACCAGTGCGTAGAAGGAGTGAATAATATTGAAGAGAAAATAGCTCCCGAATCGAGTGACATGCATCGTCAGGGAACGAATCACTCACGTGAAGGGGGAGCAGTAAAACATGGCCCCTCTGGGGAAGGCCGTTCGGATAATTTTAAGAAGAGGAAGCTACAGGGGGAGTGCACCCCGAATGGGGACAATCACAAGGGTGACCACGAAAATGGCGAAGTGGATGGGAAACACACCCCAAATGGACAATCCCACCAGGAAGACCACCCCAGTGAAGGAATTCCTGAGGGAAAACAACCCGATAGAGAGCTTCTTCACGAAGAGGGGCTCCCCGGCACTACAAAGGACAAACGGAACGACAAGGAGACCAAACCAGAGAAGGGAccagtgaagaaaaagttcaGCACCATTTGCTATGCAATTGAGTGTCCCCAAACAATTGGAAAATTCCATGTCGAAAAGGCAAAGAGCTTAAATATCCCACCAGGAAAATACTACGGAATACTAAAATCTGGAAAGGCCATTACGTTAAATGGTAAAGTAATAAAGCCTGAAGACGTGTGCGATAAAAACATAGACGGAAGGAAGGCCCTAGTTATTGATGTAGAGGATGCTGCTGACGTAAAATATTTGTTGGACAAACTTGCCAGTAGGGGagattattatttaaaaaatttggaatatatttttcatttatctGGGGAAGAAATTACCAATATggacaattataaaaatttttttttaagtttaaaaaatgtgaaaaatgttaaatgCAATCAATCCAGTAGTTCTTTGAAAGTATGTCCATTTGTTTCCACAGCATCATTGAACAACTTCCTTTCGAAATTATTGCctaccatttttttgaagtacAAAGCGGACACCCCCCTGTACGATCATTGCCACGCATCATCGGATAATGGTGATGGGAGGGAAGGCGGAAATTTGGCCTCAACTGCGAAGGAGGGTGGACCCGCATTCCAAATAGGGAATTCCTCCCAAGAGGGGAGCGCCTCACATGGTCCTACCGCGGGGGATTTAAAGGAGGTGGgaaaagaagtgaaggaagagatAAAAGAGGCAGTAAAGGAAGTGGTGGAGAAGGACGAAGCAAACCACACAAAGTGCGAACAAAGCGATTCGTACCTTGTGTACAACCCACTGAGCAAATTTGTTCTGCATCCGTTTCACAAAGTTAGCATAAGCACGGAAGAGATGCTATGCGAATTATATccaacaatttttaattccGCGAAAATATCGAACGTCTTAAGGAATAATGAAGAATTACTAAAGACATTTGACCATTTTAACAATAGAGCAACGGAGAGTTACttaaaatttccttccttttattttctcggTACCGGTTGTTCAATGCCCTCAACGTTTAGAAACGTTTCTGGCATCATTTTAAAcattgaagaaaatttcaGAATTGTCTTGGATTTTGGAGAGGGCTCCCTCTACCAGCTGTACTGGATGAGCCAGTCGTGGCTCCATTTTTCCAAGACCATTAAGTCGATTAA AGTAGTATTCATTTCACACGCACACGCAGATCACCACATGGGACTTTACTACCTACTGCATATGCGCAGACTCCTATTTCCACACCTAGATGACCCGCTCATACTGATCCCGTCAACGCTAAAAAGTTGGATGAATTTATTTGGTGAACTCTTTTTTGACAAACCAGTGAACGTGTTGTAcaataaagaaaatttggaagtaaaggaaaaagtcgGCGATGACGACAGCTTTGTATTTCTCCGTCCTTTTAAGGTACGCATGTTTTATAAATCCTTTCCATTCATAATGAAGTATTGG GTTAACCATGTTAAAGAGTCCTACGGCATAAAAATTGAACGCAAAAATATCGGTTCCGTGGTTTACTCAGCGGACACAAGACCATGCGATAATGTCAAAATGTTCTCCAAAAACTGTGATATCTTAATACacgaag CCACCTTTGATGACGAATTGCTGGACGAAGCCATTCATAAGAAGCACTCTACAACACATGAAGCTATGCAAATTA GTCTAGAAGTCCAGTGTAAAACGTTAATATTAACTCATTTCAGCCAGAGGTACCCAAAG GCACCCAAATTAAACAAGTCATCCTCCTCCGAAATTAACgaaattatgaataaaaCAATTTACAGCTTCGACTACATGTGCATTCCCTTAAATTTAATAAACGAATTACCTCATTATTTCAGCATTCTATTAAAtttattggaaaaaatattctaa